From the Lysinibacillus fusiformis genome, the window AAAAAGCTATTTTTGTAGAGAAACCATTAACAATTGACATGGAAGAATCTTTGTTAATTCAACAGGAGATCGACAAGAGTGGCGTATTTTGTCAAGTAGGCTTTATGAGACGCTTTGATCAGGATTATGTTGAAGCCAAGAGAATGATTGAGGAAGGAGCAATTGGCAAGCCACTTTATTTTAAAGGGATTAGTCGAGATCCAGTTGCACCAGATTTAAGCTTTATTCCAGGTAGTGGCGGATTATATATCGATTTATGTATTCATGACTATGATTTAGCACGCTTTTTAATGGGAGCAGAAGTGCAAGCCGTTTCTGCCTTTGGTTGTAATATCAAATATCCTGAGTTTGCACAATATGATGATGTAGACCAAGGCTTTACACATCTACAATTTGCAAATGGTACTGCGGGCGATATAGAAGGAAGCCGTTGTGCGTATTATGGCTATGATATTCGAACTGAAATTATTGGTTCAGAAGGTACACTTCTTATCGGAAGTACAAAAAAATCAAATGTCAATATTTTAACACCTAAAGGAAATCTGCATGAAATTATTCCTGCATTCCCACAGCGTTTCGAGTCTGCTTATGTCAATGAGTTAAGCGCTTTCGCTGAGGCGGTTATGAATGGGGCATTGTCACCTGTAACTGTTGAAGATAGTATTAAGGCCCTACAGATTGCTTACACAGCAACGGCTTCATTTAAAGACCAAGGAAAAATAATAACAATCGAGCACTAGAAGGGGAGAGTGTTGACGATGCCTGAAGAAATACTTGTAATGAAAGATGTTTATAAAAGCTTTCAAAGTAACCATGTATTAAAAGGGGTGAACTTAGGTGTTCGACGCGGAGAAGTACATGTGTTATTAGGTGAAAACGGTGCTGGAAAGTCTACACTGATAAAAATTATTACAGGTGCCTATGCAATGGATAAAGGTGAAATGATTTGGGAGGGGAAGCCTGTTCGTGTTACTGGACCAATAGCATCCATGGAGCTTGGTATTGCAACCATTTATCAAGAGCTAAACGTTATTCCAGAGTTAGCAGTATACGAAAATATCTTTTTAGGGCGAGAGCTAAAAAAAGGTGGTAAGTTCGGAATGCTTGATCGATCGACAATGATTAAGCAAGCAGAGGAGTTATTAGTACGTTTAGGACAAGATCCAAAATTAGCGACAGTTCAGCTAAATAAATTAGGTATTGGTCAGCAACAGCTTGTTGAAATTGCAAAAGCACTTATTTTAGACGCTAAAGTGTTAATTATGGATGAGCCGACATCGAGTTTAAGTGGTGTAGAGGTAGAACAGCTCTATAAAATTGTTGAACAGCTAAGAGCAGAGGGAATGGCCATTGTTTTCATTTCACATCGCTTTGAAGAAATTCAACGTTTAGGAAATCGTATTACTATTTTACGTGATGGACAAGGTGTGGAAACTGTAGAAGTAGCTACAACTCATCAAGATTATTGGATTGAGTTAATGGTTGGCCGTTCTCTTGATGAGAAATTCCCGAAAAAAGAATTTGTGCGAGGCGAAATAGGTTTTAAAATTGAGAATTTTAAAGTGACTGCCAATTCACCTGCTTTAAACATGGAAGTTCATTATGGAGAAATTTTGGGCGTTTCTGGTTTAGTAGGAGCGGGCCGAACAGAATTAGCGAGAGCAATTTTTGCTGCTGATAAACGACATTCGGGAGAAATCTACATTGATGGTGTGAAGCAAAAAATTACTAACCCTCGCCAAGCAATTGAAGCAGGCATTGCGTTTATTACCGAGGATAGAAAATCAGAGGGGCTATTGTTAGATTTACCACTTGACTTTAATGTCTGCTTAGCCAATATGAAGGCATTTAAAGGATCTAGAAAGCTATTAAACCCAGCTAAAATGCGCAAAGAGGCAGCAAAATATGTGAAGGAATTGCAAATTCGGCCTGGCAGCATTGAGTTAAATGCACGCAACTTTAGTGGCGGAAATCAGCAAAAAGTAGTCATTGCTAAATGGCTTTGTACGAAAGCTAAAATTTTCATCTTTGATGAGCCAACAAGAGGAATCGATATTGGGGCAAAAGTTGAAGTATATCGCTTAATGAATCATTTAGTGGATGAAGGTGCGCTTGTACTAATGATTTCATCAGATCTTCCAGAAATTTTAGGAATGTGTGATCGAGTTTTAGTAATGAATCAAGGGGATATTACAGCGAATTTACCAATTGCTGAAGCAACACAAGAAACCATCATGAAAGCAGCAACAATAGGGGCATAGCGTTTAAAGGAGGAATAAGATGAGTGAATTAATTGAAACTTTGAAAGTAGAAAAAAAAGAACAAGGCTGGAAGAAGCTATTAAGTAAATTTGGTTCGCTTTTAGCATTAATTATTTTAATGGCTGTTTTGACAATGACGACTGATAAATTCCTTACGGTCAGCAACCTCATGAATATTGCTAGACAATCATCTATAAATGCTCTACTAGCAATTGGGATGTTACTACCAATTTTAACAGCTGGTATTGACTTATCTGTAGGTTCGATTTTAGCGGTTTCGATTATGGTTATGGGGATTGTTTCAGTTAACATGCAAATGGGTGCAGTCGCTGGTATTGCCGTTTGTTTATTGATTGGCGCAGGATTTGGTTTATTAAATGGTTTACTATTAACAAAACTACGCTTACCGCATCCATTTATTTCAACATTAGGAACGATGAATATTGCGCGAGGTATCGCATTAATTATTACGGCAGCTGCACCAATTGCGGGCTTCCCGTACTTAGTTCAATTTTTAGGTAGTGAATTTGTAGGGCCTATTCCAGTAAGCTTCTTATTAGTTATTGCTGTGTATATTATCTTCCATATTTTTCTGACACGTACTCAAACAGGACGTTATATTTATGCGATTGGCGGCAATAAAGAAGCAGCGCGCTTATCAGGGATTAATGTAGATCGTGTTTTAATTATTGTTTATACAATTAGTGGTTTTATGGCAGCTTTAGCGGGTTTAGTAATGGTAGGACGTGTAAACTCCGCTTTCCCATTAGCAGGACTTTCTTATGAATTAGATGCAATTGCCGCTGTTATTATTGGTGGTGCTAGTTTCTTCGGTGGAGTAGGAACTGTATGGGGGACGTTAATCGGAGCATTGATTATAGCGGTCCTTCGTAATGGGCTGAATTTACTGAATGTTTCGGCAGATTTCCAAATGACCGTAATTGGTGTAGTAATTATTGCCGCAGTTTTCGTAGATGTTTTACGTCAGCGTAAATCTAAAGCTAATTAATGTGTGTATGAAAAAATAAATAGAAAAGAATATGGAGGCTATTAACTATGAAGAAAGTTTTAACGCCATTTCTATCTTTTGCTTTAGTGAGTTCGTTATTTTTAGCAGCATGTAATGATGATCAATCATCATCTTCAGGCTCAAATTCGGATGCTGATAAAAATGTTTCAGTTGTATTAAAAACGACATCGAGTCCCTATTGGAAATATGTAGAGGCGGGTGCTAAAAAAGCAGGTGAGGATCTAGGTATCAATGTGACAATTGTTGGGCCTTCAGCTGAGTCTGAGGTTATTCAGCAAGTAAATATGCTAGAAGATCAAATTAGTCAATCGCCTGATGCGATTTTAATTTCCCCAACGCAGCCAGATACAGTAATTCCTGCATTGGAAAGAGCAGCAAAAGATATTCCAGTGGTATTAATTGATTCAGATGCAACATTTAACGGTAAAACTACATTTATCGGAACAGAGAACTTTAGTGCAGGACAAGAAGGCGGCAAACAATTAGCAAACATGCTTCAAAAAGGTGATAAGGTAGTTCTTATTTCAGGCGCGCTAGGGAATCCAGCAACAGATGAGCGAATTAAAGGTGCTAAAGCAGCGTTAGAGGAAGCTGGAATGGTTATTGTATCGGAGCAACCTGCAGATAGTGATAAAACAAAAGCGATGTCTGTTATGGAAAATATCTTAGAAAAAGACCAAGATATTAAAGGTGTATTTTCAGCAAATGATGATATGGCACTGGGCGTATTACGTGCTGTACAAGCAAAAAATTTAGATATTAAAATATTTGGTACAGATGG encodes:
- a CDS encoding sugar ABC transporter substrate-binding protein — encoded protein: MKKVLTPFLSFALVSSLFLAACNDDQSSSSGSNSDADKNVSVVLKTTSSPYWKYVEAGAKKAGEDLGINVTIVGPSAESEVIQQVNMLEDQISQSPDAILISPTQPDTVIPALERAAKDIPVVLIDSDATFNGKTTFIGTENFSAGQEGGKQLANMLQKGDKVVLISGALGNPATDERIKGAKAALEEAGMVIVSEQPADSDKTKAMSVMENILEKDQDIKGVFSANDDMALGVLRAVQAKNLDIKIFGTDGTEEAVKSILDNGLTGTVAQNPYNMGYQGVETAVKAISGESIDSRIDSGITIITKENAQEHLDFLKSISK
- a CDS encoding sugar ABC transporter ATP-binding protein, which codes for MPEEILVMKDVYKSFQSNHVLKGVNLGVRRGEVHVLLGENGAGKSTLIKIITGAYAMDKGEMIWEGKPVRVTGPIASMELGIATIYQELNVIPELAVYENIFLGRELKKGGKFGMLDRSTMIKQAEELLVRLGQDPKLATVQLNKLGIGQQQLVEIAKALILDAKVLIMDEPTSSLSGVEVEQLYKIVEQLRAEGMAIVFISHRFEEIQRLGNRITILRDGQGVETVEVATTHQDYWIELMVGRSLDEKFPKKEFVRGEIGFKIENFKVTANSPALNMEVHYGEILGVSGLVGAGRTELARAIFAADKRHSGEIYIDGVKQKITNPRQAIEAGIAFITEDRKSEGLLLDLPLDFNVCLANMKAFKGSRKLLNPAKMRKEAAKYVKELQIRPGSIELNARNFSGGNQQKVVIAKWLCTKAKIFIFDEPTRGIDIGAKVEVYRLMNHLVDEGALVLMISSDLPEILGMCDRVLVMNQGDITANLPIAEATQETIMKAATIGA
- a CDS encoding ABC transporter permease, yielding MSELIETLKVEKKEQGWKKLLSKFGSLLALIILMAVLTMTTDKFLTVSNLMNIARQSSINALLAIGMLLPILTAGIDLSVGSILAVSIMVMGIVSVNMQMGAVAGIAVCLLIGAGFGLLNGLLLTKLRLPHPFISTLGTMNIARGIALIITAAAPIAGFPYLVQFLGSEFVGPIPVSFLLVIAVYIIFHIFLTRTQTGRYIYAIGGNKEAARLSGINVDRVLIIVYTISGFMAALAGLVMVGRVNSAFPLAGLSYELDAIAAVIIGGASFFGGVGTVWGTLIGALIIAVLRNGLNLLNVSADFQMTVIGVVIIAAVFVDVLRQRKSKAN
- a CDS encoding Gfo/Idh/MocA family oxidoreductase, with product MLNVAVIGLGRLGRWHVMNLQKIKYINIISVCDYSLEVAQAVATESGIPLFTNNVDEIMNNEQVQAVVIVTPTSTHYEIILKAIAAKKAIFVEKPLTIDMEESLLIQQEIDKSGVFCQVGFMRRFDQDYVEAKRMIEEGAIGKPLYFKGISRDPVAPDLSFIPGSGGLYIDLCIHDYDLARFLMGAEVQAVSAFGCNIKYPEFAQYDDVDQGFTHLQFANGTAGDIEGSRCAYYGYDIRTEIIGSEGTLLIGSTKKSNVNILTPKGNLHEIIPAFPQRFESAYVNELSAFAEAVMNGALSPVTVEDSIKALQIAYTATASFKDQGKIITIEH